The DNA sequence ATGGTTCCCCACAGGCCGTCAGGCAGGAAAACGACGCTAAGAGCAATAAGCGCTCCGAGGATGATAAGGTAAAGAACCTGGTAATCTGAGAGATAGGCCCAGAAACAGGTTTTGAAGGCAAATATAATGAGCGCCCCTACGGCCGGACCTATCAACGTCCCAAGGCCTCCGAATACTGCCATAACAACTGCCTGATCGGTTACGAGATCCCCGAGTGTTGATGCCGGGTCAATATAGGTTATCCAGTAAGCATACACTCCGCCTATGATCCCGGTCGGAATTGCGGATATAACGAATACCCTGATCTTTATGCAGGCCGGGTTGATCCCCATGGCCATGGCACCGTCTTCGTTTTCCCTTATTGCTTTTACCTTAAGGCCAAAGGGAGAGACTTCAAAAAGATACCAGAAAAGGGCAAAAACCATCAGAACCAGCCCGCCCATCACGTAGAAGAAAAATTGGGGGTGCAAAAAGGGAGGAAGTCTCATCCCGTCCGGGCCTCCCGTTATATCGAGGATCAGGGCGAGCTGTTGTATAGCCCGGGCAAGCGCCCAGGTTGCAATGGCGAAGTACGCCCCCCGGAGCCTCAGGGTGGGAAATCCCGCAATCAGCGCGCTCAGACCGGCCGCCATCCCTCCTGCAATCGTCGCCGGGAAAAAGAGCCATCCACCGTGGACCATCAGTAAAGCCGTGGTATAGGCCCCGATCCCGAAGAAAGCACCGTGACCGAAGTTAAGGTAGCCTGCGTAACCCGCAAGGGCGTCCCAGGTAACCGCAAGACCGATCCACATAATTGCTTCGGTAAAGACCCGCAGATAAAAAGTGTCGTGCACGAACAGGGGGATCGTAACGACCAGCGCAACCGCTCCGGCAAAGCACGACAGGAATCTTCGACCCATGAGACTTACACTCCTTTCCCGAAGATGCCTTTTGGAGAAATCAGCAGAATCAGATAAAGGGCTCCAAAGACGGCGAGCATTGTGTAGGCCGGGCTGAGGTAAATCAGGAAGAAGGACTGGATGAAGCCCAGGAGAAAAGCGGCCCAGGGTACTCCGGGAAGGTATCCCATACCCGCAAGCACCACCACAAAGAACGCAAAGACCGTGTAATCCGGCCCCATCTGGGCGCTTATGGAAAATATGCAGCCTATAAGCGCACCGGTCATGGCGCTTATGCCGACGTAGATCCCGTAAACATATGATCCCGTCCTCCCTGCATTAACCCCCATGAGCCCCGCCGCTTCCTTGTGCTGGGCAAGAGCCCGCACTGCAAGACCGAAGTCCGTTCTGTGGAGCAGGAAATAGAGCCCCATGGTGACGACCAGGGCGTAGCAAAGGCAAAGGCCTACAAGCCTTATTGTCGGTATGGTTACGAACAAGGGGCCAAATTGCAGGAAAAGCGAACCCTCGGCAAGGGTTGAGGGTATGGAACGAGAATAAAATCCAAAAGCCGTAAGAGCCAATCCCCGGATCATGATGGCCAGACCGAAGGTGAAGACCAGGCCCATCAGCACGGGGTTTCCCCGTCGCCCGCTAAGTACTCTGTGGATAAGAGGCTGGATAAAGGATCCGATCATGAAAAAAACGGCAAAAATCAGGGGGAAAAGCACAAGAGGTTCCAGACCCAGCCATCGGCTCAGGTAGTATCCGAGAAAGGCTCCAAGCATTATCCACTCGCCTACGGCAAAATCTATGACGTGCATAACCCCGTAGGCCAGCGAAAAACCTATGGCTACGGTTATGTAGATACCGCCTATCAAAAGCCCGTCAACAACAGCCTGAGGTAACAAAAAAAGCATAGGGAATACCCTCTCACAGTCCTGATCAGGCTGCCCGGCAGTTGTGAACTCCCCGTACCGGGCAGCCTGCGGTGTATTATCTTTCATTCCAGGGTTTCAGCGGGTAAAGAGCAGGTGCCTCGGCATATTCAGGCGGACCGACAATCACGGCTTGACCTTTTTGGATCTGCACGGTCAGAGGAGTCAGTCCCACGTTGGCGTGGTAATACTCGCCTTCCTCCGCAAAATCGATTACCCCGTAGAAAGTGTTGATGTGAAGCTTCTCAAGGGCAGAAACCAGAGCTTTCCGCTCTTCGTAAGACAGCGGGGGTGTGGCCTTTATTTGGGCAAGTGCAACCTGGAAGGCGATGCCGGCAGCGGTGGACCCGGCCTGGGTATAATCGGCCGGTACATTAAAGGCCTTAAGCGCGGCCTCTCCGTAGCTCTTTGCGTCGGGCCAAAGGACCTCTCCGTGAGTTGGAATAGTCGGCGTCCACACGGTTGCGCCGAATACACCTTCTGCATCCTTACCCAGAGCTTCAACAAAGGCCGGCTCCGTCACTCCGTAGTGCATAAGAAGTGCCTTGGGCGTGTAGTTGATCTGTCGCAGAGACTTTACCAGGTTGATGAGTTCCTCGTCGTGACCCCCAAAGGCTATTATGTCGGGTCGTGTTGCCTTGGCAACGGCCATGTAAGGAGTAAGGTCCTGCCCCTGAGGCACGATATCGTACTTGATTATCTTTATCCCAAGAGCTTCGGCTGCGGCTTTGAAGGCCTCGGCCGTTGCCTTCGAAAAAGCGTCGTTGGAACCGAGAATGATTGCCGTTTTCGGAGGAGGCGTGAGAGACGCAAGGGTCTTTATAGGTGTTGAGCCCGTGTAGTTTACCGGAGGAATGGTTCCGAAGGTATAGAGGAACTTTTGTTTCCATATAAGAGGGGATTCTGCAGACCCCGTTATCATGGGAACCTTGTACTTTTCCAGAACCGGTGCACAGGCAAGCGTAACGCCCGACGAATAGGGACCGAGCACGAAGTCGACCTTTTCCTGCGTTACAAGCCTTTCGGCGGCGGAAGCACCCACCGATGGCTCAGACTGGGCATCGGCGTAAACAAGCTTGACCGGATACTTCTTTCCATCAATCTCTATCCCGCCGAGCCTGTTCACCTCTTCTGCCCAGAGATCGTAACCCCTCTTGGTTACATTACCGCCCGTGGCAAGATCGCCCGACAGAGATGTAATGACACCCACCTTGAAGTAGTCTCTGGTTTCATCGGCATAGACCCCGTAGCAGGTTAAGCCCAACAGAGCAACTGCTACAAAAAAACCCATAACATACGATTTTCTCATACCGAAACCTCCCCCTTTTAGGTTCGACTTCAAATCGGAACAAAAGGCCGTGGATGTGCCGACAGCGGTAGCATGATCCGTACCATGGTTTGCGGGCAGGTTGGCGGTAGCAGGGAAAGTTTATCTTTTAAAGGGTTAATCAACTCCTTTTAAATGCCCAAATGCATAATTCATGCACATCTGCATAATCAAGATCGTCCTTTTGGGAAGGTTAGTCCGGAGCCTGTACCCTGTATTGGGTTACCTGACGGCACGCCCGGTCCCCTGGTATGTTCTTTGTACTTCGAAAGCATAACGAATGAGGGTTCGGAGTAATGACCCTAATCTCGCAAAAAGGAGAGCGCCATGAAGCAATCGCCTGTTGAGAAATCACTGCTGGAAAGGAGAATCTCCCAGGTTCCACCCGGTCCCTTTAATGTTACTCCCGGTTTTGTAAAGGAAGCCAGAGGAGCTCTGATCATAGATGTGAACGGCAGGGAGATTATCGATTTTGCCGGAGGTATCGGCGTCGTCAATGTAGGTCACTGCCACCCAAAGGTCGTTGCGGCCATAAAGGACCAGGCGGACAAATACATTCACCCCTGTTTTCATGTGATGATGTACGAACCCTACATAGAACTTGCCGAAAAGCTGAACAGTCTTACTCCCGGTGACTTTCCCAAGATGACCATGTTTGCCAACAGCGGGGCGGAAGCGGTGGAAAACGCCGTAAAAATTGCAAGATACGCAACTCAAAGACCCGCCATAATCTGCCTTGAAAACGCCTTTCACGGCCGAACGCTTCTGACCATGACGCTTACCAGCAAGATCAGGCCCTATAAGCTTGGGTTTGGCCCTTTTGCACCGGAAGTTTACCGTATGCCCGCTCCTTATTGTTATAGATGCCCCTTCGGCCTGAAGTATCCTTCCTGTGACGTTGCCTGCGCGGACTATCTCGAAGAGTTTTTTATCTCTCATGTGGCGCCCGAATGTACTGCCGCATTTATTGCCGAACCCATTCAGGGAGAAGGCGGCTTTATAACCCCACCTCCGGAATATTTTCCCAGGATCAAGAAGA is a window from the Thermodesulforhabdus norvegica genome containing:
- a CDS encoding amino acid ABC transporter substrate-binding protein, with the protein product MRKSYVMGFFVAVALLGLTCYGVYADETRDYFKVGVITSLSGDLATGGNVTKRGYDLWAEEVNRLGGIEIDGKKYPVKLVYADAQSEPSVGASAAERLVTQEKVDFVLGPYSSGVTLACAPVLEKYKVPMITGSAESPLIWKQKFLYTFGTIPPVNYTGSTPIKTLASLTPPPKTAIILGSNDAFSKATAEAFKAAAEALGIKIIKYDIVPQGQDLTPYMAVAKATRPDIIAFGGHDEELINLVKSLRQINYTPKALLMHYGVTEPAFVEALGKDAEGVFGATVWTPTIPTHGEVLWPDAKSYGEAALKAFNVPADYTQAGSTAAGIAFQVALAQIKATPPLSYEERKALVSALEKLHINTFYGVIDFAEEGEYYHANVGLTPLTVQIQKGQAVIVGPPEYAEAPALYPLKPWNER
- a CDS encoding branched-chain amino acid ABC transporter permease; the encoded protein is MLFLLPQAVVDGLLIGGIYITVAIGFSLAYGVMHVIDFAVGEWIMLGAFLGYYLSRWLGLEPLVLFPLIFAVFFMIGSFIQPLIHRVLSGRRGNPVLMGLVFTFGLAIMIRGLALTAFGFYSRSIPSTLAEGSLFLQFGPLFVTIPTIRLVGLCLCYALVVTMGLYFLLHRTDFGLAVRALAQHKEAAGLMGVNAGRTGSYVYGIYVGISAMTGALIGCIFSISAQMGPDYTVFAFFVVVLAGMGYLPGVPWAAFLLGFIQSFFLIYLSPAYTMLAVFGALYLILLISPKGIFGKGV
- the gabT gene encoding 4-aminobutyrate--2-oxoglutarate transaminase is translated as MKQSPVEKSLLERRISQVPPGPFNVTPGFVKEARGALIIDVNGREIIDFAGGIGVVNVGHCHPKVVAAIKDQADKYIHPCFHVMMYEPYIELAEKLNSLTPGDFPKMTMFANSGAEAVENAVKIARYATQRPAIICLENAFHGRTLLTMTLTSKIRPYKLGFGPFAPEVYRMPAPYCYRCPFGLKYPSCDVACADYLEEFFISHVAPECTAAFIAEPIQGEGGFITPPPEYFPRIKKICDRYGILLIADEVQSGMGRTGKLFAIEHWNVVPDIITTAKSLAAGMPLSAVTGRSDLMEKPHVGGLGGTYGGNPLACRAALAVLEILLEDGLLQRASELGKKILQKMKALQEDYEIIGDVRGIGPMLAMELVRDRHSKEPAPEEAKKLVGLCFEKGLIILSCGTFGNVIRTLMPLVITDEQLDRGFSILDEALKELTR
- a CDS encoding branched-chain amino acid ABC transporter permease, translated to MGRRFLSCFAGAVALVVTIPLFVHDTFYLRVFTEAIMWIGLAVTWDALAGYAGYLNFGHGAFFGIGAYTTALLMVHGGWLFFPATIAGGMAAGLSALIAGFPTLRLRGAYFAIATWALARAIQQLALILDITGGPDGMRLPPFLHPQFFFYVMGGLVLMVFALFWYLFEVSPFGLKVKAIRENEDGAMAMGINPACIKIRVFVISAIPTGIIGGVYAYWITYIDPASTLGDLVTDQAVVMAVFGGLGTLIGPAVGALIIFAFKTCFWAYLSDYQVLYLIILGALIALSVVFLPDGLWGTISGRLKGTGSRPGGIPSAKKETLTGDLNE